The DNA segment AACCGAACTATGAATATACCATGGAAACCTATTGAAACCCTAAATATTTATTGTGTaacgaattttaaaatttatagagTTGCATTTGAGTACTTCATTTTCATGATTATTTTGACAGAGAGTTCTATTAATCTTAAAATAATGTACTCTTGTAGGGAACATTTCCTAGTGGAGTACAAGTTGCGGTGAAGAGGCTATCAAAGATATCAGGACAAGGTGAAAGAGAGTTCGAAAACGAAGTTGTTGTTGTGGCAAAGCTTCAGCATAGAAATTTGGTAAGGCTGTTTGGGTTTTGTTTGGAAGCAGAAGAAAAGATACTTGTATATGAGTTTGTGCCCAACAAAAGCCTTGATTACTTCCTTTTTGGTCAGTTAAGTTCAATAATTAGcctaaaatattttcaaattgcATTCTTTAATTGCTTGACTATTTTAAACATGCATGAGTAGACTCTACGATGCAAAGCCAGCTAGATTGGACAAAAAGATATAAAATCATTGGAGGAATCGCTAGAGGGATTCTATATCTTCATCAAGATTCACGACTCACAATCATACATCGTGACCTCAAAGCGGGTAACATCCTCTTGGATGCCGATATGAACCCCAAAGTTGCAGATTTTGGAATGGCAAGAATTTTTGGAATAGACCAAACAGAAGCCAATACAAGAAGAGTAGTTGGAACCTAGTAAGTTTTTGGTCTTCCCCTTATTGCTTCTCTAGACTGCTATATGTTTATGTTGACTCAACATTCAAGTATTGTGGCAGTGGTTACATGTCTCCAGAGTATGCCATGTATGGCCAATTCTCTATGAAATCAGATGTGTATAGTTTTGGGGTTTTAGTTCTTGAGATTATAAGCGGCAAGAGGAACAGTAGCCTCTTTCAAATGGATGGTACTGCTGGCAATTTGGTTACATATGTGAGTATAGAGCCTTTAGACTTcccttttttatgttttcttcatGATGGCTAAAGTTGTTATTATTAATCTGTTCAATAGGCTTGGAGACTCTGGAGCAATGGATCACGGTTAGAGCTGATGGATCCGTCCTTTCAAGATAACTATGAAACAAACGAAATTACCAGGTGTATCCATATCGCTTTATTGTGTGTtcaagaagaagctgaagatcGTCCAACTATGTCAGAAATCGTCCAGATGCTCACCACTAGTTCGATTTCTCTTGCCGTACCTCGACCACCTGGATTTTTCTTCCGAAGCAGGCATGAACAAGTAGGGAGAGCAGGTCCATCTATTGATATGTCTGCTCTTTGTTCAGATGATAATGCGTCCATTACTAGGGTAGATCCTCGTTGAAGACAAAAACAACACATCAACGTAAATAAGATATGATTCAGGACTATTATTGTTGTATGCATCGACAATGAACAAAGATTCTTCTAAGCTAAACTGTTTCCattttccatatttttttaTGCGCTCGGCAAGTAAGTTAATGATACTCTCTGTTTTATAGCTTGGTTTCCTTCGATGTGATTCATATTAGTGATCTAAGCGATATTGTTTGTCCGCTATAAGCATAACTTACATGTTTGTATGGAAGGGGAGCTAGTACTAGCATAGCTTAGAGATCCATCCCTTTTATACCGAAGATATGATTTGTGGACTAAATCAGGATCGAGTTGAATTTTCTATGTCAATAGCCATGCACATCAATGAGAAATTCACAAATCTGAATTGTTGTGGGAAACATAAACTACTGAAGTCATCGATCCTTTTGGAAAAGGTCTTGATAGTAAATAATGCTCACTGAATGGTCAAGAAGTTAGGACACGTCAACCGCAGCTGGATCCAGTTTCTCCTGCTCCACCACCACTACCACCGGCACCTCAAGGTTGAGATGTTTATAAGAAGTCGACGTATGTCTAGAACCTGGTTATTTCGTCTCTACAAGTTTACTCATTAGGGTTGTTTAAGAAATATGAACGAGTTTATTCCTTGGAAGACGAGGCAATATTGCTTTTGGATTTAGGTATCACTGTACTGGCCGATGAGGGGATCAACAAGAATTGTATCTATTTCAGTAGTAGTAGTGACAAGAACACAAATGATATCTTTCTCTTCAATCTTGAGAGGCGGAAGATGGAGCAACTACACAAATTTGATTGCTCGTCTCTTCAACTCTCCAGTGATGGATGGTTTTTACCAAGTTTCACCAAGGCATGATTGATCTCAGTTAAGTTTTCCTCTTCAATATGCTGTTTCACTCTTATTATTGATATGATTACATGCTAGCGTTTCTAGTTAGTAGTTACCAtagaaattctataaattaCGCGATAGTCATTAAACTTATAAACTCTAtgcatttaaaaaatttcatatgaATTGGGCTGTTCAAAATATCACATAGTTCGgtaagataaataaattttagaaaaccaATGTATTCCTATAGTTTAGGTTGTTGGAGAGGCAAAACGACATTTAATTGCTTCGATCTGATTGTAACATCTCTCTTTTTCTGTCGTGGAGATGGAGGAGAAGCAGAAACCTGATTCTCATGACAATCTCAGAGGAAAAGACACACCCGAATTATGGTCAGACCTTCCTCAAGATCTCTTGATATCTATCTTCGAACGTCTCAACTTTGCTAATTTCCAACGAGTTAAAGCCGTATGTTCGTCTTGGCACGCCTCTTCGAGGCAATGCGTCCACATCCCCAAAAGTCAGATCCATTGGTTGATTCTCTTCCCTGAAGACGACGAAAACAACAACAATTATCCATGCACGTTGTTCAATCCAGAGGAAAGAGACAAACGTTACAAGACACAAGATCTTGGTTTGTAATTTGCAAAGAGTTTTTGTATATCGACCTATGGAAGCTGGCTCTTGATGCTAAACCCTCTACGTAGTCTCTACGTTGTGAATCTCTTTACCGACGAGAGAATCAATCTACCTTCCGTGGAGTCACAGCTTGGAATGGTAAAAGTAGAGAGAACCCTAGATGGTTATGAGTTGCGCACTACAAGTCCCAACGAAAAGGTCTACAAAGGTATTAGTATACGAACCCAGTGTTTTGGATTGATGAGAGAACCAATGATTATGTTGTTCTATGGGGACTTCGAGACTTGTGTGTTGTTTATTCAAAGAAGAGAGACACCTCCTGGACTCAACTTACCAATACCTCAGGCTGTGTTGACGTGGTTTACAAGGAATCCAAGCTTTACTTCTTAAGCTTGTCTGGTTGTTTCTTAATCTTTGATTTATCTGAAGAGACTCCACAACAAATCTTTCAGTGCAGTGTTATTGTGGAAAGACTACGTTTAGGTCTTGTTGTTCCGACAAAACTTGTAGTCACGGTAAGAGGAGAAGTCTTCAAGGCTGAAAAATGGTGGAGGTCGAGGTCTGAAACATGGTCTTTCCGGGTTATCAAGATTTGTTCACCAGGATTCCTGACGAATCACAaactggttacttctttgggaGACGAGTCAATGCTTTTGGATCAAGGCATCACTGTGCTCGGCAATGAGGGATTCATTAGAGATTCCATCTATTTCAGTGTTAAAAGAGATAACACAAGTTCTATCTTTGTTTTTAATCTCAGGACAAAGAAGACAGGGCCGCTGCACAACTTTGATTGTTCTGTAGCTCAATTCTCTAGAGCTCGTTGGTTCTTACCAAGTTTTACCCAAATTACATGATTTACCTCAACTATGTTATGTTGAGGAAAATTAAGTGTTTATAGGATAAAGAAAAACTCTGATTGAAAGTTAACTTTATAACATCAAAAATAAATTGATGATATACCCTAATTTCGCTTATAGTAGGGgaagaaaatgtattttccttttcttatatttGATGTATATccttatattttcttatatttgttGTCCAAACATTACCAAGGACCCAGTACAAGTGGTGATTTTATAACAAATTGTCTTGACACAGTAATTTAGTTATTGTAtgttttaaccttttttttttttttttgaaacacaatttGTATGTTTTAACTTACATATTTGTTTTAGTATGAACATAAGACTTGAAGAggattttttgttcaaaaaaatcaAGACTTGAAGAGGACCATCCAATTTGGTTGAGAGCGAACCTAACTCATTGAATCGTATCAATATGCTTTGAATATATTCAGTTCTGACATGGGATTCATTCATGGTTTATTGTAACAAACTGTTTGATGTTTGTGCAACAATAAAATTGGAGAGACGGACAATATTCGACATTGATCAACCGTGTTTGTGTAGTTGGGTAGTTATTGTTAGACTTTTGTATTAATGCAATTTCTCCCGAAAAAACAGACTGGGAATAAACAGTTTGGGTATGTTGATGGACTGATGGTGAACTTTCAACCAAAcccaaaaccttttttttttgtcatccagTAGTTTTTGATTGAAATTTTAAGGCTGGTGTTACACAATACCTTTCTTGGATAGTGAACTTAAAATTACAAATCGTCCCATCATAAATTAGTAATTTGTTTCCTCATTATACGATTGAAGTTTTAGCAAAGACCATTTACCTCCAGTAGATTAGTAGTTTTGTAGCAGATAGAAAATTACATCTACACTTAACTAGTTTACTTTGtcatgaaacttttttttttttttggacaaacttTGTCATGAAACTAACCCATAAAAATTGAGAAAATTAGTTACACACTTAGATTAACATTTTATATTAGAAAGCTTTATCTTCTTAATTTACATGATAATAAGCAAACACGAATATTTGCCCAAATCCACACATCGTACTAACAGCAAAAGTagcaaattaaaaaataaaaatagaccCTTTGAGACTATTAATAGGGCTTTTACTATAATACAAAAGTCAATGAACCTTCTTAACGAAAAGATTACGAAAGCCAAATAAACCATTAGGATTGGGATTATTAACATTGGCGATATTATCATCACTCCCAATGTTATTACTTCCACTCTGGTCGTTTCTGCAGCTTAACCGGCTCCGATAACCGATGCACATAGGCACGTTCAAGTTTATGACTTTTGCTTTATTGCTCTCGATTCCAGTTTTACCCCTACGCGCCTCGGGAACTTCCCTTTTACCCGAAACCCGACCCACCGACTCGGATATCGTTTTCCCTGTCGGAGCTCCACTTCCACGTCGGACTTGCCAAACCGGACTGTTCCGACCAAGATGCACGCCGTTACGACCGGGACTGCTCGGCCATTTCCTTGACTTTGACTCACCGGTGGAGTTGCTACGGGAACACGGCGCGCTGCTGACTTTCCGGGTCGTCGGAGCTCCAAACGACATTCTGGGTCGGGTCACGTTGTTACCAGCGGATCTGCTTCTTGAAAACGGCCAAATGTTGATATTCAGCTCCGCTCCTGAGCCCGAACCTGAACCTTGACCCGAACCGgacttcttctctttcttcttgttATCTTTCACCTTCTCTTTCTTCCCGACAGGTTTATGTTCGGTCTTCTTGAATATATCTCTCCACCGCTTCGAAACCGTCGGTTCACGGGTCAACTCGGATCCTAACTCCGGTTCCGGTTCGGTTTTCTGCTCTGTGATCAAAGCATCGGTCGAAGGAGATGGATCCGGTTCGCACTCCGAGACATTCGGGTCGGGTTGAGGCTCGGATTTGATGGAGAGGAGGTGAAGAGGGAGAAGAACGCCGTCGTGGAAAAGCTCGTCGGCGGAGAGAAGATCTGACTCGGTTTGAAGGAATGAAGAGTTTGTTAGACGCCAGAACTCGAATTCCGGTGAGTTGGAGTCGCAGCTGCTCCTCCGTCTTTGGCTACCGCACGGGGAGAGAGTCTCCGGAGGAGGTTTACCGCGTATGCTCGTTGGACTATCCATGTcgctgagagagagagagacttgcAAGCTTGAGGAGGATATTAATgaaatatatagagagagataaACATGAGCAGGTGCAATGTGAACTTATATGCAGAGTACACAAATGACGGAAAATTATGTACCAAATCAAACATTTTTCCATTATTTTAGATTGcttctgtaatatttaaattaaaaataggtGGAATCTGATTTGAATTAAAAATAGATGGAATCTGTTTATAACTGGAAAATAtctctaatttatttaattttatatttctttccGATATTAGAAGTATACaatattgaacatgaaataccAGACAAGATTTAAGCGACCTTATTTTTCATTAATAGTTAGTAAACAGAGTAGTAAACGTCTTTTTTATTTCGACATAAAAATGGGAGTGATaaatttcaaacaaaatttcaccaaaaagttaaatatttttattgcgTAGATTATGTGATAGTTGGGATAGTGGCCATTTAAACTAGGGGTGGgtaaaatatctgaaaattttgatttgatctGTTATTCGTTTTAATTTGATGCGAAAAATCTAGATATTAGTGACTTTACAAATCGAAACAAATTCAAAAGTTCGAGATCCGTCAAAGACGaatcaaatcacaaatattaatattcttTAAAACGGATATCCGATACGatctgttatatatatataatatatatctctatataagttttatgatattttaattcactaaattaattatttagttattgattttttaaaaagtatgtagcttttataattttgtaattaaatatgttatttatatcattttttatttttaaaactaaaataaaataaacatattgaaTCAGATATCTAGTAAATTATCCAAATTTTTCTGGATATCCGGAACGCCAAATATCCGAAAAGTTACCTATCAAATCAAATCTGAAAATCAATTTATCTGCGGAACAGATCACGAATATCCTTAAAATTCTGCATATCAGCTTCGTGCACACCTttaatttaaactatatagtttgtAATAATATCACATGAATGGATTGTTTTGTATATAAATCTCACGGTATAATATTATGTATGTGTATTATCAAGGAAATCGTCATACAGACTTTTTTCATTGTcctgttctttttttcttttgcagcaTTGTTTCTTTACGTTATATTACTAGATCACCATTAACACTTAATCCTCAGCACCGTGAAGCATTCTCTGCATGTATATACGACCCAACTCATTAACTATTTTCACCTAACTTGATTTTAAGCAgatatatatcatatgaatCACTTCTATATTTCAAGAGACAAGCTAACCAAACTATAGGTTTTCCTATGTAGATTGCCAAATTCATATTCAAAATCCAGCTCATGATAAGACTCTTCAAGTATATAACTTATCCTAAACTGCAATTGGTTATTTGAAACTTTTTTGTGATGAatattatcaatttatattaaCAGTGCATTAGTCTAGTTGTTTAATGTTTGGAATTAATTTTAATACATGTCTAAATGTTAACATTTGGAACAACGGTAGTGTAGCAACAAAAACGTATAAATACATAAGTATATGTAAAAACTTATGTTAAATTAACTAAGATGCGATGAAATGTTGTTTATAAACATTTGAAGTCTATGTCTCTGGTTTGATTTCAGTTGGGAATGGAATTTACgttatgtttatgttttgatATTAGCAATTGCTGCTTTTGGTTTAAGTGAATTATTTGGGTAAGTCTATACACCTctcaattaataaaaataaattatatcgtAGTTTTATTTACACTTCTCCAAAACAAACGCTATACTTCAAAACAAATACTATATCCTTCGAATTGTTGTTGTTTTatgtctttctttctttttgtcaacTGTTGTTTTATTTCTTAACCTAGCTATCCTTTCTAGTTTCTATTGCATTTCGCTTCTCTTATAATTTTCAACTTATTTACACATGCACATATATGTCTATATCCTCCGTATTGGTGttgttgttttatttgttaACACATCCTTTGTATTGCTTCTCATATTATATAAACATGAACATATATGTGGAAGGCATAAAAATAAGGAGAATATTAATCCCACTAAAATTTAGTCCTGGACCCCTCGGAACTTGATATTTTTTCGTTTCATGATTAATGCCATGGTTTCCGAGAAAATAGCAAACGAAAGTTAAACTTTATGGATTACAAGAATGAAATTTGCAAACTGAAGTTGACCCTTTTCATGTTTAAAATCTTCTGCGATTATCATTACCCTGAAACCCGGAAGTCATTTCATTTTACATTTCgtcttattttgttttcttcttacaccaaagttattaattaaaatatgatgTCATTGTGATGTTGGTGATACCaagtttcaaattttcaaaattttaattattttatacatcATAAGATTTTCAATCCTTTCTTTAATTTgactaaaaaataattagaagaACAAATCACTTTCCTCGACCGCATTTCATGGAaaataaaatagcaaaatactTAGGGTATACTTTAACATAAAAACTAAAGAGTTTTTGTCAACTGTATATTCAAACCACCAAGTTACTAGCGTATATGCAGACTACACATTCCTATTCCTATACGTATGTACAAAAAACCTACAAACCTTTCCTTTCTTGTGTTGTCAAAACTGATATATTCTATTAATACAgtgtataaatt comes from the Brassica rapa cultivar Chiifu-401-42 chromosome A01, CAAS_Brap_v3.01, whole genome shotgun sequence genome and includes:
- the LOC103864330 gene encoding LOW QUALITY PROTEIN: putative F-box protein At4g22170 (The sequence of the model RefSeq protein was modified relative to this genomic sequence to represent the inferred CDS: inserted 1 base in 1 codon; substituted 1 base at 1 genomic stop codon) — translated: MEEKQKPDSHDNLRGKDTPELWSDLPQDLLISIFERLNFANFQRVKAVCSSWHASSRQCVHIPKSQIHWLILFPEDDENNNNYPCTLFNPEERDKRYKTQDLGLXFAKSFCISTYGSWLLMLNPLRSLYVVNLFTDERINLPSVESQLGMVKVERTLDGYELRTTSPNEKVYKGISIRXPVFWIDERTNDYVVLWGLRDLCVVYSKKRDTSWTQLTNTSGCVDVVYKESKLYFLSLSGCFLIFDLSEETPQQIFQCSVIVERLRLGLVVPTKLVVTVRGEVFKAEKWWRSRSETWSFRVIKICSPGFLTNHKLVTSLGDESMLLDQGITVLGNEGFIRDSIYFSVKRDNTSSIFVFNLRTKKTGPLHNFDCSVAQFSRARWFLPSFTQIT
- the LOC103859860 gene encoding LOW QUALITY PROTEIN: uncharacterized protein LOC103859860 (The sequence of the model RefSeq protein was modified relative to this genomic sequence to represent the inferred CDS: deleted 1 base in 1 codon), with translation MEKCLIWYIIFRHLCTLHISSHCTCSCLSLSIYFINILLKLASLSLSSDMDSPTSIRGKPPPETLSPCGSQRRRSSCDSNSPEFEFWRLTNSSFLQTESDLLSADELFHDGVLLPLHLLSIKSEPQPDPNVSECEPDPSPSTDALITEQKTEPEPELGSELTREPTVSKRWRDIFKKTEHKPVGKKEKVKDNKKKEKKSGSGQGSGSGSGAELNINIWPFSRSRSAGNNVTRPRMSFGAPTTRKVSSAPCSRSNSTGESKSRKWPSSPGRNGVHLGRNSPVWQVRRGSGAPTGKTISESVGRVSGKREVPEARRGKTGIESNKAKVINLNVPMCIGYRSRLSCRNDQSGSNNIGSDDNIANVNNPNPNGLFGFRNLFVKKVH